The sequence TACAGGATCATGCCATAGTTGACCTTTTATAGTAATACATGTCTCTTTTCATGTGGGCCATTAAAGTAATAAGCAGGGTCCACAAATTAAGATATTAAGATAATGAAATAAACATATGCTATAAAAGCATCAAATTAGTAAACATTCATGAACCAAAACTAAATCAAAGAAATGGCAAATACAGTAGCAAAGCTTATAGTCATACCTGCTCCTGGACTTGGTCATATCATGTCAACCGTCGAGATCGCAAAACTGCTCGTGAATCGCGATCAACGAGTCTCCATAACCGTCCTCGTCATCAAGCCTAAGAGCGAGGGTTCTGGCTCGGCTATAACAACCTACATCGAATCGTTAGCTAACAATGCTATGGATCGTATATCCTTCATTGAACTACCTCAAGATGAAACCCTACCATTGTTCGAATCTAAATCTAAATCACCCATGATTTCCTTCACAGAATTCATCAAAAATCAAACTAAGTATGTTAGAGATGTTGTGGGTGACATGATGAATCAACCATGTTCGGGTCAGGTTGTCGGGTTTGTTATTGATGTACTTTGCCCCTCGTTGATGGATGTGGCGGATGAGTTTGAAATTCCAACATATGTATTTAGTACATCTAATGCTGCTTATCTTGGATTCAAATTATACTTACAGACACTGAGTGATGATCAGGGTCAAGATGTTATCGAGATGATGAACTCGGATACTCGAATATCGGTTCCAAGTTTTGTCAAACCGGTGCCAACGAGTGCGTTCCCTTCGCTTATGCGGACTAAAGAAGGGTTAGACTTTACGCTATGGTCTATTCGCAAATTGAGAAAGGTCAAAGCGATCTTGGTTAATACGTTTTTGGAATTGGAGACGCACGCGATCCAGTCGTTGTCTGCTGACGTCAGTGTCCCGTTTGTGTATGTAGTGGGACCCATACTCAACCTAGAAGGTGGTGGTGCGAAAAAATCAGATGATGATGTCATTAGCTGGTTGGACAATCAACCGCCTTCGTCGGTGGTGTTTTTGTGTTTCGGGAGTATGGGGAGTTTCGAAGAGACGCAAGTGAAGGAGATCGCATATGCTTTAGAGAACAGTGGGTCCCGTTTCGTGTGGTCCCTACGTCGACCGCCTTCTAAAGAGCGTAGAACAATAGACACCGGGGATTACGAGGATCCGGGAACAGTATTGCCGGAGGGGTTTCTTGAGCGTACGGATGGAAGAGGAAAAGTGATCGGGTGGGCCCCGCAAGTGACGTTATTGGCACACCCTGCAGTTGGAGGGTTCGTGTCACATTGCGGGTGGAACTCGTTGTTGGAGAGTTTATGGTTTGGTGTACCAATAGCAACATGGCCGATGTACGCTGAGCAGCAGATGAACGCTTTTGAAATGGTGGAGGAATTGGGACTGGCTGTGAAGATTAAGTTGGATTATAAGAAGGATATATTTAATCATAAAGATGGTACGGTTATTGTAACAGCGGAGGAGATAAAATGTGGGATAAGGGAATTGATGGGGGATAACGAGGTGAGAATGAAAGTGAAAGAAATGAGTGAGAAGAGCAGAGCCGCAGTGGCAGAGGGTGGTTCGTCTTATGCGTCTGTTGGCAAGTTTATACGTGACATTACAAGAAACGTATCATGATGGGTTCGACTTGTGTTAGTTTTTCAGTTACTGAAAGTTAACGGTCTTGTTTTCAAGCACTTGTTTCAAACTTCCTGTTGTATAAACTGTTAACATGACATAATGTGACCTGCAGCCTTGAAATTCTGATAACAAGTAGCTGTTTTTTGTCAACATACAAACAATTCACATACATTTGATTACAGATGAATCATCCAATGATATGTACCATTGATACGACAGTTGTCAGTGGGGTTTTTAGTCAAACAGGTGGTGGGCAACCCAGTTTTGGCATTGTATGATATCTAGTTAAGTTCGTGCACCAATAATAATACGTAGTAGTTACCAGCTGCTCTTACCAGACTCAGAAAATATGGACGATCATGTGCATATACAGATCCAGATACTACTAATAGTACTACCAGAACTTACACTACAAAGTACAAACCCTTATATTTACAATTATCATGTGTGACACTCAGTCGTGAGGACCCTTTAAGAACGGCATATATGATAACGAGGTGCAAGCATATAACAAAGATTGCATGCTGTGGCTGCTCTTCAAACCAAGTTCAGTCTTAGTCTTTTTGGCTGGACAAAAACAATAAAATTAGTAACTACTTCTCACATAAATTATCATCAAAGCATGAAAACAGATCTCAACTACTTTAATCGCAAGAAGACATGAGATATAAATTATGATGTACATAAATTGTAAACCGCACAAATATTATTCGTCGTGAACAGGGAAAACACATATGTAATCAAGTGAATTAGTTTTTGAAGCTATAATGAAATTAGTTAATTTTTGTCCATTTTATTCCATGCCCGTTTAGCTTTTCCCTGATGGTCATACTCTGCATCCAAGACATATATATCCAAACATATGTCCTTAATGAACACCAAGATAATTTCATAATTTAGAAAACACTACGATAAAACAACACCTACGTAAACTAATCTGTTAAAAGTGTGTAAGTGCATCATAACTACAACAACTAATAAGGTTACGGGTATGTTTGGCACACGAGCTTATAGGTCTGCCCTACTG comes from Rutidosis leptorrhynchoides isolate AG116_Rl617_1_P2 chromosome 4, CSIRO_AGI_Rlap_v1, whole genome shotgun sequence and encodes:
- the LOC139839737 gene encoding anthocyanidin 3-O-glucosyltransferase 2-like codes for the protein MANTVAKLIVIPAPGLGHIMSTVEIAKLLVNRDQRVSITVLVIKPKSEGSGSAITTYIESLANNAMDRISFIELPQDETLPLFESKSKSPMISFTEFIKNQTKYVRDVVGDMMNQPCSGQVVGFVIDVLCPSLMDVADEFEIPTYVFSTSNAAYLGFKLYLQTLSDDQGQDVIEMMNSDTRISVPSFVKPVPTSAFPSLMRTKEGLDFTLWSIRKLRKVKAILVNTFLELETHAIQSLSADVSVPFVYVVGPILNLEGGGAKKSDDDVISWLDNQPPSSVVFLCFGSMGSFEETQVKEIAYALENSGSRFVWSLRRPPSKERRTIDTGDYEDPGTVLPEGFLERTDGRGKVIGWAPQVTLLAHPAVGGFVSHCGWNSLLESLWFGVPIATWPMYAEQQMNAFEMVEELGLAVKIKLDYKKDIFNHKDGTVIVTAEEIKCGIRELMGDNEVRMKVKEMSEKSRAAVAEGGSSYASVGKFIRDITRNVS